The following are encoded together in the Bradyrhizobium sp. CCGUVB1N3 genome:
- a CDS encoding SDR family NAD(P)-dependent oxidoreductase, with protein MNKIDLNGRCAIVTGGAQGFGRAIAERFVASGAKVAIWDFDAALAEKTAKEIGGDARVFKVDVADTAAVDQARDATLAAFGRIDILVNNAGIAGINKTVWETDLEEWRKVLRINLDGPFICCKAIVPTMLKQKYGRIVNIASIAGKEGNPNAAHYSASKAGLIALTKSLGKELAAHDILVNAVTPAAAKTAIFDQLTQQHIDFMLSKIPKGRFVLVEELAAMVAWLASEDCGFSTGAVFDISGGRATY; from the coding sequence ATGAACAAGATCGACCTCAACGGCCGCTGCGCCATCGTCACCGGCGGCGCGCAGGGCTTTGGCCGCGCCATCGCCGAACGCTTCGTCGCCTCCGGCGCCAAGGTCGCGATCTGGGATTTCGACGCGGCCCTCGCCGAGAAGACGGCCAAGGAGATCGGCGGCGACGCTCGCGTCTTCAAGGTCGATGTCGCCGACACGGCCGCAGTCGACCAAGCCCGCGATGCGACCCTCGCCGCCTTCGGCAGGATCGACATCCTCGTCAACAATGCCGGCATCGCCGGCATCAACAAGACGGTCTGGGAGACCGATCTCGAGGAATGGCGCAAGGTGCTGCGCATCAACCTCGACGGCCCCTTCATCTGCTGCAAGGCGATCGTGCCCACGATGCTCAAGCAGAAATACGGGCGGATCGTGAACATCGCCTCGATCGCCGGCAAGGAGGGCAATCCGAACGCGGCGCACTACTCGGCATCCAAGGCCGGCCTGATCGCGCTGACGAAGTCGCTCGGCAAGGAGCTTGCCGCGCACGACATCCTGGTGAACGCCGTGACGCCGGCGGCCGCGAAGACCGCGATATTCGACCAGCTCACGCAGCAGCACATCGATTTCATGCTGTCGAAGATCCCGAAAGGCCGCTTCGTGCTGGTGGAGGAGCTCGCCGCGATGGTCGCCTGGCTTGCCTCCGAAGACTGCGGGTTTTCGACCGGCGCGGTGTTCGATATCTCCGGCGGGCGGGCGACCTATTGA
- a CDS encoding SDR family oxidoreductase, producing the protein MADRLKGKRAVVTAAAAGIGRACAIAFAREGATVIATDINEGGISSLSKDGIAETAKLDVRNTADVNAFAKRIGKIDILLNAAGFVHNGTILDCSEEDWDFSFDLNVKSMHRTIKAFLPAMIAGGGGSIVNISSCAALRPPANRYVYSASKAAVSLLTRAVALDFITQGIRCNSICPGTVETPSMLDRAAAVGPQGKEMFIARQKMGRLGTAEEIAAMAVYLGSDESAFTTGVDLVVDGGFML; encoded by the coding sequence ATGGCAGACCGCCTCAAGGGAAAGCGCGCCGTCGTCACGGCTGCTGCGGCAGGCATCGGCCGCGCATGCGCCATCGCATTCGCGCGTGAAGGCGCGACCGTCATCGCCACCGACATCAATGAAGGCGGCATCTCGAGCTTAAGCAAGGACGGCATCGCCGAGACGGCAAAGCTCGACGTTCGCAACACCGCCGACGTCAACGCCTTCGCCAAGCGCATCGGCAAGATCGACATCCTGCTCAATGCCGCGGGTTTCGTGCACAACGGGACCATTTTGGACTGTTCGGAAGAGGACTGGGACTTCTCGTTCGACCTCAACGTCAAGTCCATGCACCGGACCATCAAGGCGTTTCTGCCGGCAATGATCGCGGGCGGAGGCGGCAGCATCGTCAACATCTCGTCTTGCGCGGCGCTGAGGCCGCCAGCCAACCGTTACGTCTACAGCGCGTCGAAGGCTGCGGTTTCGCTGCTCACGCGCGCGGTTGCGCTCGACTTCATCACGCAGGGAATCCGCTGCAACAGCATCTGCCCGGGCACCGTCGAGACACCCTCGATGCTCGACCGCGCCGCCGCCGTCGGCCCGCAGGGCAAGGAGATGTTCATCGCCCGCCAGAAGATGGGCCGGCTCGGCACCGCAGAGGAAATCGCGGCCATGGCGGTCTATCTCGGCAGTGACGAAAGCGCGTTCACCACCGGCGTTGACCTCGTCGTCGACGGCGGCTTCATGCTCTGA
- a CDS encoding IlvD/Edd family dehydratase produces the protein MTKKPTNGHAPSTNGSRRRLRSQEWFDNPHNPGMTALYMERYLNFGLTREELQSGKPIIGIAQTGNDLSPCNRHHIELAHRVREGIRMAGGIALEFPTHPIQETGKRPTAALDRNLAYLGLVEVLFGYPLDGVVLTTGCDKTTPACMMAAATVNLPAIVLSGGPMLNGWHDGERTGSGTIVWKSRERLAAGEIDYEEFMEIVASSAPSVGHCNTMGTASTMNSLAEALGFSLPGCAAIPAPYRERGQIAYETGKRIVEMVWEDLKPSDFLTRKAFENCIVVNSAIGGSTNAPIHINALARHIGVELSIDDWQKYGHDVPLLVNVQPAGFYLGEEFHRSGGVPTVIRELMKHKRIHEDALTVNGRGIGENCANAPKPDQDVIWAYDKPMVKDAGFLVLRGNLFDSAIMKTSVISKEFRDRYLSNPKDLNAFEGRAVVFEGPEDYHERIDDASLDIDERCVLFIRGTGPIGYPGGAEVVNMQPPAALIKRGIHSLPCIGDGRQSGTSGSPSILNASPEAAADGGLAILRTGDKVRIDLNKGSANILISDEEVKKRHAELKANGGFKHPPNQTPWQEIYRNTVGQQSTGACMELATRYQNVAGTFGVARDNH, from the coding sequence ATGACAAAAAAGCCAACCAACGGGCATGCGCCCTCAACCAATGGCAGCCGCCGGCGCCTTCGCTCCCAGGAATGGTTCGACAACCCGCATAACCCCGGCATGACCGCGCTCTATATGGAGCGCTATCTGAACTTCGGCCTCACCCGCGAGGAACTCCAGTCCGGCAAGCCGATCATCGGCATCGCCCAGACCGGCAACGACCTTTCCCCCTGCAACCGCCACCACATCGAGCTCGCGCACCGCGTCCGCGAAGGCATCCGCATGGCTGGCGGCATCGCACTGGAGTTTCCGACCCATCCGATCCAGGAAACCGGCAAGCGGCCGACCGCGGCGCTCGACCGCAACCTCGCCTATCTCGGTCTCGTCGAGGTGCTGTTCGGCTACCCCCTCGACGGCGTGGTTCTGACCACCGGCTGCGACAAGACGACGCCTGCCTGTATGATGGCGGCGGCGACCGTCAACCTGCCGGCGATCGTGCTGTCGGGCGGCCCGATGCTGAACGGCTGGCATGACGGCGAACGCACCGGCTCGGGCACCATCGTCTGGAAGTCGCGTGAGCGGCTCGCCGCGGGCGAGATCGACTACGAAGAGTTCATGGAGATCGTGGCCTCGTCCGCGCCCTCGGTCGGCCATTGCAACACCATGGGCACGGCCTCGACCATGAACTCACTGGCCGAGGCGCTCGGCTTTTCGCTGCCGGGCTGCGCAGCGATCCCGGCGCCCTATCGCGAACGCGGCCAGATCGCTTACGAGACGGGCAAGCGCATCGTCGAGATGGTCTGGGAGGATCTGAAACCCTCAGACTTCCTGACCCGCAAGGCGTTCGAGAACTGCATCGTGGTGAATTCGGCGATCGGCGGCTCGACCAATGCGCCGATCCACATCAACGCGCTCGCGCGCCACATCGGCGTCGAGCTTTCGATCGACGACTGGCAGAAGTACGGTCATGACGTGCCGTTGCTGGTGAACGTCCAGCCGGCCGGCTTCTATCTCGGCGAGGAATTCCATCGCTCCGGCGGCGTGCCCACCGTGATACGCGAACTCATGAAGCACAAGCGCATCCACGAGGACGCGCTCACCGTCAACGGCCGTGGCATCGGCGAGAACTGCGCGAACGCGCCCAAGCCCGATCAGGATGTGATCTGGGCTTACGACAAGCCGATGGTGAAGGATGCCGGCTTCCTGGTGCTGCGCGGCAATCTTTTCGATTCCGCGATCATGAAGACCAGCGTGATCTCCAAGGAATTCCGCGACCGCTACCTCAGCAACCCGAAGGACCTGAACGCGTTCGAGGGACGCGCGGTCGTGTTCGAGGGACCGGAAGATTATCACGAGCGGATCGACGATGCCTCGCTCGACATCGACGAGCGCTGCGTGTTGTTCATCCGTGGCACCGGACCGATCGGCTATCCCGGCGGCGCGGAAGTCGTGAACATGCAGCCGCCGGCGGCGCTGATCAAACGCGGCATCCACTCCCTGCCCTGCATCGGCGACGGCCGGCAGTCCGGCACGTCGGGATCGCCCTCGATCCTCAACGCTTCGCCCGAGGCGGCCGCCGACGGCGGCCTTGCGATCCTCAGGACCGGCGACAAGGTGCGCATCGACCTCAACAAGGGCAGCGCCAACATCCTGATTTCGGATGAGGAAGTGAAGAAGCGCCACGCCGAGCTCAAGGCCAATGGCGGCTTCAAGCATCCGCCGAACCAGACGCCCTGGCAGGAGATCTATCGCAACACCGTCGGCCAGCAATCGACCGGCGCCTGCATGGAGCTCGCCACACGCTACCAGAACGTCGCCGGCACGTTCGGCGTGGCGCGGGACAACCACTAA
- a CDS encoding LacI family DNA-binding transcriptional regulator yields the protein MGRKRTKSGKIRLAEVAELAGVSPITASRFFRNPEALSVAKRARVESAARELGYVPNLAARALASQRTEVIAVLIPSLTNNVFSDVLRGIYDASEGSRYSIQLSNTRYSILQEEKLLRLFLAQKPAGLIVTGIDQTTESRAMLEAADCPIVQIMELGPAPVDMMIGFSHFEAARAAIAHLFAQGCRRVGFVGARMDPRVQRRLDGYVSAMKDAGLFDQRQVVTTATPTSVTLGGTLFADLLAREPSIDAVFCANDDLALGVLFECRRREITVPDQIAIVGFNDLEFMASAVPTLTSVRTNRYEMGRAAATMLIEAIEGRRPEQPVLDLGFKVVERQSSLAQRADSQPALSGMVAGRTK from the coding sequence ATGGGACGAAAACGCACCAAATCGGGCAAGATCCGGCTGGCGGAGGTCGCCGAGCTCGCCGGAGTGAGCCCTATCACCGCGTCCCGCTTTTTCAGGAATCCCGAGGCGCTATCGGTCGCCAAGCGGGCGCGAGTCGAAAGCGCGGCACGCGAGCTCGGCTATGTGCCGAATCTCGCGGCGCGTGCATTGGCCTCGCAGCGCACGGAAGTGATCGCCGTCCTGATCCCCTCCCTCACCAACAACGTGTTCTCCGACGTGCTGCGCGGCATCTATGATGCGTCCGAAGGCAGCCGCTACTCGATCCAGCTCTCCAATACCCGCTACAGCATCCTCCAGGAAGAGAAGCTTCTCCGCCTGTTCCTGGCGCAGAAGCCGGCAGGGCTGATCGTCACCGGCATCGACCAGACGACCGAATCGCGCGCGATGCTGGAGGCAGCCGATTGCCCGATCGTGCAGATCATGGAGCTCGGGCCCGCCCCCGTCGACATGATGATCGGCTTTTCGCACTTTGAGGCAGCGCGCGCGGCAATTGCGCACCTGTTCGCGCAAGGCTGCCGCAGGGTCGGCTTCGTCGGTGCACGGATGGACCCGCGGGTGCAGCGGCGGCTGGACGGCTATGTCTCGGCCATGAAGGACGCCGGCCTGTTCGACCAACGCCAGGTCGTCACGACGGCGACGCCGACCTCGGTGACGCTGGGGGGAACGCTGTTCGCCGACCTGCTCGCGCGGGAGCCGAGTATCGATGCGGTGTTTTGCGCCAACGACGACCTTGCCCTCGGCGTGCTCTTCGAATGCCGACGCCGGGAGATCACGGTCCCCGATCAGATCGCCATCGTCGGCTTCAACGACCTCGAATTCATGGCGAGCGCGGTCCCGACGCTCACCAGCGTGCGCACCAACCGTTACGAGATGGGCCGGGCCGCCGCCACCATGCTGATCGAGGCCATCGAAGGCCGACGCCCGGAACAGCCGGTGCTCGATCTCGGCTTCAAGGTGGTCGAGCGGCAAAGCTCGTTGGCGCAGCGCGCCGACAGCCAGCCCGCGCTTTCGGGAATGGTGGCGGGCAGAACAAAATGA
- a CDS encoding ABC transporter ATP-binding protein: MSSVHIRDVRKSFGNFEVLHGVTIPIEDGQFVVLVGPSGCGKSTLLRMLAGLENITSGTISIGERVVNNVQPKERDIAMVFQNYALYPHMTVADNMGFSLKLRSAGSDEINKRVKRAAEILALTPLLDRYPRQLSGGQRQRVAMGRAIVRDPQVFLFDEPLSNLDAKLRVAMRTEIKELHQRLKTTTVYVTHDQIEAMTMADKIVVMHDGIVEQMGTPLELYDKPENQFVAGFIGSPAMNFLKGHVRSNGVATFEGPNGVKLPLKTAPTASDGQPAVYGVRPEHFTIADDGAEAEIVVVEPTGSETQVFAKLGGEQVVAVFRERHQFNPGDKVRLKPDPSLVHLFDEGTGKRLNA, encoded by the coding sequence ATGTCGTCTGTGCATATCCGCGACGTGCGGAAATCGTTCGGCAATTTTGAAGTCCTGCACGGCGTGACGATTCCGATCGAGGACGGTCAGTTCGTCGTTCTCGTTGGCCCATCCGGCTGCGGCAAGTCGACGCTGCTGCGCATGCTCGCAGGGCTCGAGAACATCACCTCGGGTACGATCTCGATCGGCGAGCGCGTCGTCAACAATGTCCAGCCCAAGGAGCGGGACATTGCGATGGTGTTCCAGAATTACGCGCTCTATCCGCACATGACGGTCGCCGACAACATGGGCTTCTCGCTCAAGCTGCGCAGCGCGGGCTCCGACGAGATCAACAAGCGCGTCAAGCGCGCCGCCGAGATCCTCGCGCTCACGCCGCTGCTCGATCGCTATCCGCGCCAGCTCTCCGGCGGCCAGCGCCAGCGCGTCGCCATGGGCCGCGCCATCGTCCGCGATCCGCAGGTATTCCTGTTCGACGAGCCCTTGTCGAACCTCGACGCCAAGCTGCGCGTCGCCATGCGCACCGAGATCAAGGAGCTGCACCAGCGGCTCAAGACCACGACCGTCTACGTCACCCACGACCAGATCGAGGCCATGACCATGGCCGACAAGATCGTGGTCATGCATGACGGCATCGTCGAGCAGATGGGCACCCCGCTCGAGCTCTACGACAAGCCCGAAAACCAGTTCGTCGCGGGCTTCATCGGCTCACCGGCGATGAACTTCCTGAAAGGCCATGTGCGCTCGAACGGGGTGGCGACCTTCGAGGGCCCGAACGGCGTCAAGCTTCCGCTCAAGACCGCGCCGACCGCGTCCGACGGACAGCCCGCGGTCTATGGTGTGCGGCCCGAGCATTTCACGATCGCCGACGACGGGGCGGAAGCCGAGATCGTCGTGGTCGAACCGACCGGTTCGGAGACGCAGGTGTTCGCAAAGCTCGGCGGCGAGCAGGTTGTCGCCGTGTTCCGCGAGCGGCACCAGTTCAATCCCGGCGACAAGGTCCGGTTGAAGCCGGATCCGTCGCTGGTTCACTTGTTCGATGAGGGGACGGGAAAACGACTGAACGCATAA
- a CDS encoding ABC transporter substrate-binding protein yields the protein MHDFTRRALLQGGTALAATGALTGPALFEFAKAWAADSPWKAEPGAKLTVMRWKRFVPAEDDAFNAMVAAFKTATGTEMNVFSESFEDVQPKASVAANTGSGLDLAWGLHTLPQLFPTKVLKMNDVADYLGKKYGGWTDAAAKTCKLGDDWLGIPVATNGGYMTYRKSATDKAGFKEFPKDFPGFLEMCKALKANNTPAGFALGHASGDANAWLHWVLWGHGAYTVDQNDKIIINSPETVKALEYCKALSETFIPGTPSWNDSSNNKAYLAGELYCTLNGISIYVAAKTDPTKKELAEDTYHALHPIGPVGKPTELQLAFPILAFNFTKYPNAAKAFIAFMLEKENYEKWMDGAQGYLTQTLNAYETAPVWTADPKNAVFAQASKRTLPASGIGTVGEKAATAIADFIVVDMFANYCTGTKDAKGAVAEAERQLKRIYR from the coding sequence ATGCATGACTTCACCCGCCGGGCATTGCTTCAAGGCGGAACGGCGCTGGCTGCAACCGGCGCACTGACTGGGCCTGCACTGTTCGAATTCGCGAAAGCCTGGGCGGCGGATTCGCCGTGGAAGGCCGAGCCGGGCGCCAAGCTGACCGTGATGCGCTGGAAGCGCTTCGTGCCGGCGGAAGACGATGCGTTCAATGCGATGGTCGCGGCGTTCAAGACGGCGACCGGCACCGAAATGAACGTGTTCAGCGAGTCCTTTGAGGACGTGCAGCCGAAGGCATCCGTTGCGGCCAATACCGGCTCCGGGCTCGACCTCGCATGGGGTCTGCATACGCTGCCGCAGCTCTTCCCGACCAAAGTGCTGAAGATGAACGACGTTGCCGATTATCTCGGCAAGAAATACGGCGGCTGGACGGATGCGGCGGCCAAGACCTGCAAGCTTGGCGACGACTGGCTGGGCATTCCGGTCGCGACCAATGGCGGTTACATGACCTACCGCAAGTCGGCGACCGACAAGGCGGGCTTCAAGGAGTTTCCGAAAGACTTTCCTGGCTTCCTCGAGATGTGCAAGGCACTCAAGGCGAACAACACGCCTGCAGGTTTTGCTCTTGGGCATGCCAGCGGCGACGCCAATGCCTGGCTGCACTGGGTGCTGTGGGGGCACGGCGCCTACACGGTCGACCAGAACGACAAGATCATCATCAATTCGCCCGAAACCGTGAAGGCGCTGGAGTACTGCAAGGCGCTTTCGGAAACCTTCATCCCCGGCACTCCATCCTGGAACGACTCCTCCAACAACAAGGCGTATCTGGCCGGCGAGCTCTATTGTACCCTCAACGGCATTTCGATCTATGTCGCGGCCAAGACGGACCCCACCAAGAAGGAACTCGCCGAAGATACCTATCACGCGCTGCACCCGATCGGGCCCGTCGGCAAGCCGACTGAATTGCAGCTGGCATTTCCGATTCTCGCCTTTAACTTCACCAAATATCCGAACGCAGCAAAGGCGTTCATCGCCTTCATGCTGGAGAAGGAAAACTACGAGAAGTGGATGGATGGTGCACAGGGTTACCTGACACAGACCCTGAATGCGTATGAAACCGCGCCGGTCTGGACGGCCGATCCAAAGAACGCCGTGTTCGCGCAGGCATCCAAGCGCACCCTGCCGGCGTCCGGCATCGGTACGGTGGGCGAGAAGGCGGCAACCGCAATCGCAGACTTCATCGTCGTTGACATGTTTGCCAACTATTGCACCGGCACGAAGGACGCAAAGGGTGCGGTTGCGGAAGCCGAACGGCAATTGAAGCGCATCTATCGCTGA
- a CDS encoding carbohydrate ABC transporter permease, giving the protein MADVVVASQAKPQFREASAWDHLRYNRNWLGFWFMLPAMAFLIFFLAYPLGLGIWLSFTDTRIGRVGQFIGTENYQWLWDDSIFWLSVFNTLLYTFVASALKFAIGLYLALLLNENMPFKAMLRAMVLIPFIVPTVLSALAFWWIFDSQFSIISWSLKHLGLISQNINFLGDTTWARICVIFANIWRGVPFVAITLLAGLQTVSPSLYEAATLDGATRWQNFRYITYPLLTPIIAVVMTFSVLFTFTDFQLIWAMTRGGPVNATHLMATLSYQRAIIAGQLGEGAAISSAMIPFLLAAIMVSWFGLQRRKWQQGENND; this is encoded by the coding sequence ATGGCTGATGTCGTAGTTGCTTCTCAAGCCAAGCCTCAGTTTCGAGAGGCAAGCGCCTGGGACCACCTCAGGTACAACCGCAACTGGCTCGGCTTCTGGTTCATGCTGCCGGCCATGGCCTTCCTGATCTTCTTCCTGGCCTATCCGCTGGGGCTCGGCATCTGGCTGTCCTTCACCGACACCCGCATCGGCCGGGTCGGCCAGTTCATCGGCACCGAGAATTATCAATGGCTGTGGGACGACTCCATCTTCTGGCTGTCGGTGTTCAACACGCTGCTCTACACTTTCGTCGCCAGCGCTCTCAAATTCGCGATCGGGCTCTATCTCGCGCTGCTCTTGAACGAGAACATGCCGTTCAAGGCGATGCTGCGTGCGATGGTCCTGATCCCCTTCATCGTGCCGACGGTGCTCTCGGCGCTGGCGTTCTGGTGGATCTTCGATTCCCAGTTCTCGATCATCTCGTGGTCGCTGAAGCATCTCGGTCTGATCAGCCAGAACATCAATTTCCTCGGCGACACGACCTGGGCACGCATTTGCGTGATCTTCGCCAACATCTGGCGCGGCGTGCCGTTCGTGGCGATCACGCTGCTCGCCGGCCTGCAGACGGTGTCGCCCTCGCTCTATGAAGCCGCGACGCTGGACGGCGCCACGCGCTGGCAGAATTTCCGGTACATCACCTATCCGCTGCTGACGCCGATCATCGCGGTCGTGATGACCTTCTCGGTGCTATTCACCTTCACCGACTTCCAGCTGATCTGGGCGATGACCCGCGGCGGCCCGGTCAATGCCACCCATCTGATGGCGACGCTGTCCTATCAGCGCGCGATCATCGCGGGGCAGCTCGGCGAGGGCGCGGCGATCTCCAGTGCGATGATCCCGTTCCTGCTCGCCGCGATCATGGTTTCATGGTTCGGGTTGCAGCGCCGGAAGTGGCAACAGGGAGAGAACAATGACTGA
- a CDS encoding carbohydrate ABC transporter permease, producing the protein MTDLPASKVDLKTVLATPARVDNSEGMSYLQSVPRRIVTLYLPLAIIVVILLFPFYWMALTSVKPDEQLLDLDKYNPFWTWNPTFKHFHKLLFESYYPHWLWNTMYVAVCATVLSIIASVLAAYAIVRLRYKGANLVGGLIFLAYLVPPSILFIPLATVVFQYGLFDSPMALILTYPTILIPFSTWLLMGYFKTIPFELEECALIDGASRWQILVKIVLPLAIPGLISAFIFCFTLCWNEFIYALTFLQSTSNKTVPVAIVNEFVDGDIYRWGSLMAGALAGSLPLVILYAFFVEHYVSAMTGAVKE; encoded by the coding sequence ATGACTGATCTTCCTGCCTCGAAAGTCGATCTCAAGACCGTCCTCGCGACGCCTGCGCGCGTCGATAACAGCGAAGGCATGAGCTACCTGCAGTCGGTGCCGCGCCGGATCGTGACGCTGTACCTGCCGCTCGCGATCATCGTCGTGATCCTCTTGTTCCCGTTCTACTGGATGGCGCTGACCTCGGTGAAGCCGGACGAGCAGTTGCTCGATCTCGACAAGTACAACCCGTTCTGGACCTGGAATCCGACCTTCAAGCATTTCCACAAGCTGCTGTTCGAGAGCTACTATCCGCACTGGCTCTGGAACACGATGTATGTGGCGGTCTGCGCCACGGTGCTCTCGATCATCGCATCGGTGCTGGCGGCCTATGCCATCGTGCGCTTGCGCTACAAGGGGGCAAATCTCGTCGGCGGGCTGATTTTCCTCGCCTACCTGGTGCCGCCGTCGATCCTGTTCATCCCGCTCGCCACCGTCGTGTTCCAGTACGGCCTATTCGACTCGCCGATGGCGCTGATCCTGACCTATCCGACCATCCTGATCCCGTTCTCGACCTGGCTGTTGATGGGCTATTTCAAGACCATTCCGTTCGAGCTCGAGGAATGCGCGCTGATCGATGGAGCAAGCCGCTGGCAGATCCTGGTCAAGATCGTGTTGCCGCTGGCAATCCCCGGCTTGATCTCGGCCTTCATCTTCTGCTTCACGCTGTGCTGGAACGAGTTCATCTACGCGTTGACCTTCCTGCAATCGACCAGCAACAAGACGGTGCCGGTCGCGATCGTCAACGAGTTCGTGGACGGCGACATCTACCGCTGGGGCTCGTTGATGGCGGGGGCGCTGGCGGGGTCGCTGCCGCTGGTTATCCTTTACGCCTTCTTCGTGGAGCATTATGTGTCGGCGATGACCGGCGCCGTGAAGGAATGA
- the denD gene encoding D-erythronate dehydrogenase produces the protein MHILVLGAAGMVGRKLCERLLRDGRLGKSDVTKLTMHDVVEPKKPEKAGFAVETVSGDFAVPGAAEKLIAGRPDVIFHLAAIVSGEAELDFDKGYRINLDGTRMLLDAVRLAGGGYKPRVVFTSSIAVFGAPFPDAIGDEFFHTPLLSYGTQKAIGELLLADYSRRGFLDGIGIRLPTICIRPGLPNKAASGFFSNILREPLAGKDAILPVSEDVRHWHATPRSAVGFLLHAGTMDLAAVGPRRNLTMPGLSATVGEQIAALKRVAGEKVAARIKREPDPFIVGIVSGWPRNFDARRSRELGFTTAEKSFDDIIRIHIEDELGGNFVA, from the coding sequence TTGCACATTCTGGTTCTCGGCGCTGCCGGCATGGTCGGCCGCAAATTGTGCGAACGGCTGCTACGCGATGGCCGGCTCGGCAAGAGCGACGTCACCAAGCTGACCATGCATGACGTGGTCGAGCCGAAGAAGCCCGAGAAGGCCGGCTTTGCCGTCGAGACGGTGTCCGGCGATTTTGCCGTTCCCGGAGCCGCCGAAAAGCTGATCGCGGGCCGCCCGGACGTGATCTTCCATCTGGCCGCCATCGTCTCCGGCGAGGCCGAGCTCGATTTCGACAAGGGCTATCGCATCAATCTCGACGGCACGCGGATGCTGCTCGATGCCGTCCGCCTCGCTGGCGGTGGCTACAAGCCGCGCGTGGTCTTCACCTCCTCGATCGCGGTGTTCGGCGCTCCGTTCCCGGATGCGATCGGCGACGAGTTCTTCCACACGCCGCTGCTCAGCTACGGCACCCAGAAGGCGATCGGCGAACTGCTGCTCGCCGACTATTCCCGCCGCGGCTTCCTCGACGGCATCGGCATCCGCCTGCCGACAATCTGCATCCGGCCCGGCCTGCCCAACAAAGCGGCATCCGGCTTCTTCTCCAACATTTTGCGCGAGCCGCTGGCTGGCAAGGACGCGATCCTGCCGGTCTCCGAAGACGTCCGCCACTGGCATGCGACGCCGCGCTCCGCGGTGGGCTTCCTGCTCCACGCCGGCACCATGGACCTCGCCGCGGTCGGTCCGCGCCGCAATCTCACCATGCCTGGCCTGTCGGCGACGGTCGGCGAGCAGATCGCCGCCCTGAAGCGGGTCGCGGGCGAGAAGGTCGCCGCCCGCATCAAGCGGGAGCCGGATCCCTTCATCGTCGGCATCGTCAGTGGCTGGCCGCGCAATTTCGATGCGCGTCGCTCGCGCGAGCTCGGCTTCACCACCGCCGAGAAGAGCTTCGATGATATCATCCGCATTCACATCGAAGACGAGCTGGGCGGCAATTTCGTCGCCTGA
- a CDS encoding sugar kinase has product MVSVACIGECMVELRQAQGGGQSGGQGQGGGLYSRGFGGDTLNTAVYLARLEVKVDYLTALGDDGLSDEMVTAWTAEGVGTRRVVRLPGKLPGLYMIQLDAKGERQFFHWRDSAAARRLMDLPETDELLNSLMSYDIVYLSAITLSIYDQAGRERLFAAIKRARLLGTRFVFDTNFRARGWPDRDVAREVFAAAFEAADIVLTSTEDLLALYPGESHADLMARITTPELVFRLAEPVSLLRFPGGTSEVRAEPLTKPVVDTTAAGDSFAAAYIAARLAGSDPVEAAQAGHRLASLVICYPGAIIPAYAMPPKKRLRPATSRQATK; this is encoded by the coding sequence ATGGTGAGCGTTGCTTGCATCGGTGAATGCATGGTCGAGCTCCGGCAGGCCCAAGGAGGCGGGCAGTCCGGCGGCCAGGGGCAGGGCGGCGGGCTCTACTCGCGCGGCTTCGGCGGCGACACGCTCAACACGGCCGTCTATCTCGCGCGGCTCGAGGTCAAGGTCGACTATCTCACCGCGCTCGGCGACGACGGCTTGAGCGATGAGATGGTGACGGCCTGGACGGCGGAGGGCGTCGGCACCAGGCGTGTCGTGCGTCTGCCCGGCAAGCTGCCCGGCCTCTACATGATCCAGCTCGATGCGAAGGGCGAGCGGCAGTTCTTTCACTGGCGCGACAGCGCAGCTGCGCGCCGGCTGATGGATCTGCCGGAGACGGACGAGCTCCTCAACTCCTTGATGAGCTACGACATCGTCTATCTCTCCGCCATCACCCTCTCGATCTACGATCAGGCCGGGCGGGAGCGCCTGTTCGCGGCGATCAAGCGCGCGCGCCTGCTCGGCACCCGCTTCGTGTTCGACACCAATTTTCGCGCCCGCGGCTGGCCCGATCGCGACGTTGCCCGCGAGGTGTTTGCCGCGGCCTTCGAGGCCGCCGACATCGTGCTGACCTCGACCGAGGATCTGCTTGCGCTGTACCCCGGTGAAAGCCATGCCGATTTGATGGCGCGCATCACCACTCCCGAGCTGGTATTCCGTCTCGCCGAGCCGGTCAGCCTGTTGCGCTTTCCGGGCGGCACCAGCGAGGTGCGTGCCGAGCCGCTGACCAAGCCGGTGGTCGACACCACCGCGGCCGGCGACAGCTTTGCCGCGGCCTATATCGCAGCCCGGCTTGCCGGCTCCGATCCGGTCGAGGCCGCGCAGGCCGGGCATCGCCTTGCGAGCCTCGTGATCTGCTATCCCGGTGCCATCATTCCGGCCTATGCCATGCCGCCGAAGAAGCGGCTCCGGCCGGCAACCTCACGCCAAGCGACAAAGTGA